A stretch of the Polluticoccus soli genome encodes the following:
- a CDS encoding glycosyltransferase, protein MKKKVLIITLSFPYPLTHGGAIAQYYFLEGLRDQFDFSICTIVNTQEELESIERFKRDLPGVKVFYVNNIPVRPPVVKASFKVRAARAVYGQYQKWKSRGQQVEKASSKAGMIHDDFLLPGMINISYVFPSAFVDLIHQVIETEGIEYVQSELYESLSALKALPEGVKKIFVHHELRYKRLETSQGSSSLSRGFTNYVIENIRTFEINSLKSLDKVVVFNSKDQEELATHLDNVVLSPFGVPGSLIFKKAVSNKFDRFIFIGKEAHTPNADGLFWFLDTIYVPSAGKIDFPIYIIGEWSEATIAKYAACGKINFTGKVDVLDDYYENSIMLVPILAGSGLRTKILHAFANKMPVFSTALGGEDLIGHAEDHMELFASEADFMQLYHEYCGHNEKITELALKGYAYFEKRFDSSRLIGMRREVYD, encoded by the coding sequence ATGAAGAAAAAGGTATTGATCATAACATTGAGTTTCCCGTATCCGCTGACACATGGTGGTGCGATTGCTCAATACTATTTCCTGGAAGGATTACGTGACCAATTTGATTTTTCCATTTGTACGATTGTTAATACGCAAGAGGAATTAGAAAGTATAGAACGTTTTAAGCGAGATCTTCCCGGTGTTAAGGTTTTCTATGTTAATAACATCCCCGTTAGGCCTCCTGTAGTTAAAGCAAGTTTCAAGGTTCGCGCGGCGCGGGCTGTATATGGACAATACCAGAAATGGAAAAGCCGTGGACAGCAGGTAGAAAAGGCTAGTAGTAAAGCAGGCATGATCCATGATGATTTTCTGCTGCCGGGGATGATCAATATCTCTTACGTTTTTCCGTCTGCCTTTGTTGATCTGATACACCAGGTGATAGAAACAGAGGGTATAGAATATGTACAATCTGAACTCTATGAGTCTTTAAGTGCATTAAAAGCGCTACCGGAAGGCGTAAAGAAAATTTTCGTGCACCATGAGCTGCGGTACAAAAGGCTCGAGACATCGCAGGGTAGCAGCAGCTTATCCAGGGGATTTACCAACTACGTTATAGAGAATATAAGAACCTTCGAGATCAATTCATTGAAAAGCCTTGATAAGGTTGTAGTGTTTAATTCGAAAGACCAGGAAGAGCTGGCAACACATCTCGATAATGTGGTGTTAAGTCCTTTTGGTGTTCCGGGTAGCCTGATATTTAAAAAGGCTGTAAGCAATAAATTCGACCGGTTTATTTTCATTGGTAAGGAAGCACATACTCCCAATGCCGATGGCCTGTTTTGGTTTTTGGATACGATCTATGTGCCTAGCGCGGGAAAAATAGATTTTCCGATTTATATCATTGGCGAATGGTCTGAAGCTACTATTGCTAAATATGCAGCTTGCGGGAAAATTAATTTTACCGGTAAGGTGGACGTTTTAGACGACTATTACGAAAACTCAATAATGCTTGTGCCCATTCTTGCAGGCAGCGGTTTGAGAACTAAAATACTGCATGCATTTGCTAATAAAATGCCCGTTTTTTCTACCGCTCTTGGTGGCGAGGACCTTATCGGCCACGCAGAAGACCATATGGAGCTGTTTGCTTCGGAGGCGGACTTTATGCAATTGTATCATGAGTATTGCGGTCATAATGAAAAAATTACGGAGCTGGCGCTGAAGGGGTATGCATACTTTGAAAAGCGATTTGACAGTAGCCGCCTGATCGGAATGAGAAGAGAAGTATACGACTGA
- a CDS encoding glycoside hydrolase family 99-like domain-containing protein encodes MSLRPIAIHLPQYHPVPENDEWWGKGFTEWTNVTKAKPLFDGHYQPQLPADLGFYDLRLPEVREAQARMAAEYGIYGFCYYHYWFNGRRILERPVQEIFESGKPDFPFMLCWANENWTRIWDGGDNEILLQQHYSQEDDIQHIRSLIPYFKDDRYIKVDGKPVFAIYKSPQLPDVKRTIATWREEARKEGLELYLCRFESFTWVGEKYVKESGFDAGIDFQPFGIGNVNEFREQRNKNRKKNITAELKRKAKLAVLKEVDKDAYKRMMEKDYYLIDYEQYVDYLTSKPFPDYNWFPGITPGWDNSSRRKVPGLVLHNSTPGLYGKWLKHIKDNYKPKSEQENFVFVNAWNEWAEGNHLEPCQKWGRSYLEETKKVLAQ; translated from the coding sequence ATGAGCCTAAGGCCAATAGCAATACACCTTCCCCAGTACCATCCCGTACCTGAAAATGACGAGTGGTGGGGAAAAGGTTTTACAGAGTGGACGAATGTTACCAAAGCCAAACCTCTGTTTGACGGACATTATCAGCCACAGCTTCCAGCTGATCTTGGCTTTTATGACCTGAGATTGCCGGAAGTGCGTGAAGCACAGGCAAGGATGGCTGCTGAATATGGTATCTATGGGTTTTGCTATTACCATTATTGGTTCAATGGCCGCCGTATTCTTGAACGTCCGGTTCAGGAAATATTCGAATCAGGCAAGCCGGATTTTCCCTTTATGTTATGTTGGGCAAACGAAAACTGGACGAGGATATGGGATGGCGGTGACAACGAAATATTGTTGCAACAACACTATTCGCAGGAAGATGACATTCAACATATACGTTCTCTTATTCCATACTTTAAAGACGACCGATATATTAAAGTAGATGGAAAGCCTGTATTTGCTATTTACAAATCACCCCAACTACCCGATGTTAAAAGAACCATAGCTACCTGGAGAGAAGAAGCACGTAAAGAGGGGCTTGAGCTGTACTTGTGCAGGTTCGAAAGTTTTACGTGGGTTGGTGAAAAATATGTGAAAGAAAGCGGTTTTGATGCCGGTATAGATTTTCAACCATTCGGTATTGGTAACGTTAATGAGTTTAGGGAACAGAGAAATAAGAACAGGAAAAAGAATATTACTGCGGAACTTAAAAGAAAGGCAAAACTGGCAGTTTTGAAGGAGGTTGATAAGGATGCTTATAAGAGAATGATGGAGAAAGATTATTACCTCATCGACTATGAGCAGTATGTAGATTACTTAACGAGCAAACCTTTTCCTGATTATAATTGGTTTCCCGGTATAACACCAGGTTGGGATAACTCTTCCCGCAGAAAGGTTCCCGGCCTCGTCCTGCATAATTCTACGCCCGGGCTTTATGGCAAATGGCTCAAGCATATTAAGGACAATTATAAGCCTAAGTCTGAACAGGAAAACTTTGTATTCGTTAACGCCTGGAACGAATGGGCAGAAGGCAACCACCTGGAGCCTTGCCAGAAATGGGGGCGGTCTTATCTGGAAGAGACAAAAAAGGTTTTGGCCCAATGA
- a CDS encoding glycosyltransferase: MSTLAIVIPAFKETYFDKALNSLANQTLKNFTVYIGNDNSPYDLDSIVAKYVGRMDIVYKRFDNNIGSKDIVQQWERCIALTREEPWLWLFSDDDIADSNCVEAFFALLESGSPFDVCRFNTSVIDGQGKFAWATPVGPNYESSEEMAYHLLLSKRGNSMPDHIFSRSVYNSSGGFVHTPYAAGADWATSMLFSRNKGIYIIPGASISWRNSGLNITSASSAKKTMIEGYFVFLDWVLTHFGYLKSEQSKISYEDIRKASLISLSNIIQSLYNGIPPQSYRPLHAFFSKHYGFNKFQTGAYVFGVYTKLLQKKINKNFESAYGVAMRYGSKIKRSLVQS; the protein is encoded by the coding sequence ATGAGTACGCTCGCAATAGTCATACCGGCGTTTAAAGAAACGTATTTTGATAAGGCGCTCAATTCGCTTGCGAACCAAACCTTAAAAAACTTTACCGTTTATATCGGGAATGACAACAGTCCATATGATCTCGATTCGATCGTCGCGAAATACGTCGGCCGGATGGATATTGTCTATAAGAGGTTTGATAACAACATCGGGTCGAAGGATATAGTACAACAATGGGAACGGTGTATTGCACTCACTCGGGAAGAGCCGTGGTTATGGCTGTTTTCGGATGATGATATTGCGGACTCAAATTGTGTGGAGGCTTTTTTTGCACTGCTGGAGTCTGGCTCTCCATTCGACGTGTGCAGATTCAATACTAGTGTAATAGACGGACAGGGCAAATTTGCATGGGCTACACCTGTGGGCCCCAATTATGAAAGCTCGGAAGAAATGGCCTATCATCTGCTTCTTTCAAAAAGGGGCAATTCAATGCCTGATCATATCTTTTCAAGAAGTGTCTACAATTCGTCCGGTGGTTTTGTTCATACACCATACGCCGCCGGTGCAGACTGGGCGACTTCTATGTTGTTTTCGAGGAATAAAGGAATTTATATAATACCAGGAGCATCTATTAGCTGGCGAAATAGTGGATTGAATATCACATCGGCTTCGTCGGCCAAAAAGACGATGATAGAAGGGTATTTTGTTTTTCTTGATTGGGTATTGACGCATTTCGGGTACCTCAAATCAGAGCAGAGTAAAATATCCTACGAAGACATAAGGAAAGCGTCGCTCATCAGTTTGTCCAATATCATTCAGAGCCTATATAACGGTATTCCTCCGCAAAGCTACAGGCCACTGCATGCTTTTTTTAGCAAGCACTACGGGTTCAACAAATTTCAGACTGGAGCGTACGTGTTTGGAGTTTATACAAAGTTGCTACAAAAGAAGATCAATAAAAATTTCGAGTCTGCATATGGAGTAGCTATGCGATATGGCTCAAAAATAAAACGTTCGTTGGTTCAATCTTAA
- a CDS encoding FkbM family methyltransferase: MQKSSLSGYKRDITSQNGEDGIIAEIFSRISPTNKICIEFGAWDGKHLSNVWNLWHNEGWGAVLIEADSSKHVALKESTKAFPGVHTMNRFVEASGENALDSLLQSKDVPVNVDLLSIDIDGNDYYVFESLKKYKPRLIIVEYNPTVPPYYDVVQGNNEYFGASASALLKLAHKKGYKLAAITDTNLFLVVAEEFDKLGIPEVDLIAEFPQRCLVYVMTTYDGQAMLSGDLPYRYRMHTYENEVRNGFRLHHRLVNFLMRFFDTKTKKIPVLNSDIDHVPVKIFKDEAFKSPKQ, translated from the coding sequence ATGCAAAAATCCTCTCTCTCAGGATATAAAAGGGATATTACCTCTCAAAATGGTGAGGATGGTATTATCGCAGAAATTTTTTCAAGAATATCGCCGACTAATAAGATCTGTATTGAATTTGGCGCATGGGACGGCAAGCACCTAAGCAATGTTTGGAATTTATGGCATAATGAAGGCTGGGGAGCGGTGTTGATCGAGGCAGATTCCTCAAAGCATGTTGCTCTGAAAGAAAGTACAAAAGCGTTTCCTGGTGTACATACCATGAATAGGTTTGTTGAAGCAAGCGGTGAAAATGCACTCGACTCTTTACTTCAGTCAAAAGATGTTCCTGTTAATGTAGATCTATTGTCAATAGACATTGACGGAAATGACTATTATGTTTTTGAATCCCTGAAAAAATACAAACCGAGACTGATCATCGTTGAGTATAATCCGACTGTACCGCCTTATTACGATGTAGTTCAGGGTAATAATGAATATTTTGGAGCTTCAGCTTCAGCGCTTCTTAAACTCGCACACAAGAAAGGGTATAAACTGGCTGCTATCACCGATACCAACCTGTTTTTGGTTGTAGCGGAAGAATTTGATAAGCTAGGAATACCAGAGGTTGATCTGATCGCTGAATTTCCACAACGTTGCCTGGTATATGTGATGACAACCTACGATGGCCAGGCGATGCTTTCAGGTGATTTACCTTATCGTTACAGAATGCATACGTATGAAAACGAAGTAAGGAATGGATTTCGCCTGCACCACCGTTTAGTCAATTTTCTGATGCGTTTTTTTGATACCAAAACGAAGAAGATACCCGTATTGAATTCGGATATTGATCACGTACCTGTTAAGATATTTAAAGACGAGGCTTTTAAATCGCCGAAACAATAG
- a CDS encoding alpha-1,2-fucosyltransferase, with translation MIIVKLQGGLGNQMFQYAIGKSLAKHLGTSFKLDVEFLLDRTPRENFVFRDYDLDIFSLQAPVATKAETLKFKKTPGNKLETAVTLLRNKLSPVRYFYEPHFHFVPQVFELPRNSYLDGYWQTPRYFESIEQEIRNDFGFKDQIIDTSKELRESILNTNSVCINVRRADFLTNDFHGVCDMRYFEPGIEIVTSKVKDPHFFIFSDDPQWCLENFKLKYPVTFVGHEHKGNKFANYLQLMTQCKHYIIPNSSFAWWAVWLNNNKNDKIVVAPKTWFADVNWDPKDLIPQNWIRVVN, from the coding sequence ATGATTATAGTAAAGCTACAGGGTGGTTTAGGTAATCAGATGTTCCAATATGCGATAGGTAAGTCGCTTGCAAAACATTTGGGGACGAGTTTTAAGCTGGACGTTGAGTTTTTGTTGGATCGGACGCCTCGTGAAAATTTTGTATTCCGCGACTACGATCTGGATATATTCTCGCTTCAAGCACCTGTGGCTACAAAGGCGGAAACCCTCAAGTTTAAGAAGACGCCGGGTAATAAACTTGAAACTGCTGTTACCCTGCTACGTAACAAACTGAGCCCGGTGAGGTACTTTTATGAGCCTCATTTTCATTTTGTTCCGCAAGTGTTTGAATTACCACGAAACAGCTACCTCGATGGTTATTGGCAAACCCCACGATATTTTGAATCTATAGAGCAGGAAATCAGGAATGACTTTGGTTTTAAAGACCAGATCATAGATACATCAAAGGAGTTGCGCGAGTCTATTCTCAATACAAACTCAGTATGCATCAATGTGCGTCGGGCTGACTTTTTGACGAATGACTTTCATGGTGTGTGTGATATGAGGTATTTCGAACCCGGTATTGAGATCGTCACTTCGAAAGTAAAAGACCCGCATTTTTTCATTTTCTCAGATGACCCTCAATGGTGCCTCGAGAATTTTAAACTCAAATACCCAGTAACGTTCGTTGGACACGAACATAAGGGCAACAAGTTTGCAAATTACCTGCAATTGATGACCCAGTGTAAGCACTATATTATTCCAAACAGCTCCTTCGCCTGGTGGGCTGTTTGGTTGAACAACAATAAAAACGACAAGATTGTTGTCGCACCCAAAACATGGTTCGCTGATGTTAATTGGGATCCTAAGGACCTCATTCCTCAAAATTGGATCCGTGTAGTTAACTAG
- a CDS encoding glycosyltransferase family 2 protein, whose translation MATHFFSVIIPCFNSSEFIEATLASLSAQTFRDFEVVVVDDGSTDDSLVKCERYFSAHGIHGQIIQRPLGTKKGVASCRNLGVEFCNGEWVCFLDSDDVFFPEKLKTVYSKIQDHGEVSHAYFHGVEYFKNEINNRWSHHSNVRDEFPTDMLGELLECNSVTTSSVTVKKSLFLELGGFNDELHGVEDYFMWLRVAKRTKWCYCNRALTGYRILDSSLMRGRELRYYISQSEALLTCATKSKEFAAGEVKKIDQYMFGDVMFFYARNSLKGKGKGDFLKGMVALIRVGRTSLGAAIVFRHVKFACLRYVAMVSKHIR comes from the coding sequence ATGGCCACCCACTTTTTTAGCGTGATAATTCCATGCTTCAATTCGTCTGAATTTATTGAAGCTACACTCGCATCTTTGTCTGCGCAGACATTTCGTGATTTTGAAGTTGTTGTTGTGGATGACGGTAGCACCGACGACTCGCTCGTAAAGTGTGAGAGATATTTTTCTGCACATGGCATCCATGGGCAAATAATACAACGACCGTTAGGCACGAAAAAAGGGGTCGCAAGCTGTAGAAACTTAGGTGTAGAGTTTTGCAATGGTGAATGGGTTTGTTTCCTGGATAGCGATGATGTGTTCTTTCCCGAAAAACTGAAAACCGTTTATTCGAAAATTCAAGATCATGGAGAAGTATCGCACGCATACTTTCATGGCGTGGAGTATTTTAAGAATGAAATAAATAATCGGTGGTCCCATCATTCAAACGTTAGGGACGAATTCCCTACAGACATGCTTGGTGAACTGTTGGAATGTAATTCAGTCACGACATCGAGTGTTACAGTTAAGAAGTCTCTTTTTTTGGAGCTTGGCGGGTTTAATGACGAGCTGCACGGGGTTGAGGACTATTTTATGTGGCTGCGTGTAGCCAAAAGAACAAAGTGGTGTTACTGCAATCGAGCGTTGACCGGTTACAGGATATTGGATAGTTCTTTGATGAGGGGGCGTGAATTGAGGTATTACATTTCGCAGAGTGAAGCATTGTTGACTTGTGCAACTAAAAGCAAAGAATTTGCAGCTGGAGAGGTTAAGAAGATCGATCAGTATATGTTTGGCGATGTTATGTTTTTTTATGCAAGGAACTCGCTAAAAGGTAAAGGGAAAGGAGATTTTTTGAAAGGTATGGTTGCTTTGATAAGGGTGGGCAGGACTTCATTGGGTGCTGCCATTGTATTCAGACATGTGAAGTTTGCATGTTTGAGATACGTCGCCATGGTGTCAAAGCATATTAGATAA
- a CDS encoding glycosyltransferase has product MQKTREKEIIFLYQGPTCLDRVQRPANYALPRLILYLHKQGYKVTVFNTENNERVDDKLEFKKFSFYSYAKVLWNNYRHRRKFIVVFNQVGHFRNRLSRAAYVLKKVFRYKLIVRVGGVYYSEKQLNSRQFAQGVDQYKYLKSCDCFISTRDGTAVHLFAEKVKIPADRVKAYLNGFPQSVKVEPSLRQNKIMCISRLSHEKAVDYVIRSYHKALPNLNTPHVLHIIGDGKEHAALKQLTVDLGIEENVVFEGFSDDWVHHFSTSKLVLAGLASNPLIEAISTSTPAIALELGELAEIYARFENVFIVNYTRGGYGRVPQEYMDGLVEETAGLITRILNGGYEYKQIDFDEETYGWEKRLKEESQLYERLLTTS; this is encoded by the coding sequence ATGCAAAAGACTAGAGAGAAGGAAATCATTTTTTTATACCAGGGCCCTACATGCCTCGATCGTGTGCAACGCCCGGCCAATTATGCGTTGCCACGTTTGATCTTGTACCTGCACAAGCAAGGATACAAGGTCACAGTATTTAACACTGAAAACAATGAAAGAGTAGATGATAAGCTCGAGTTTAAAAAGTTCTCGTTCTACTCTTATGCCAAAGTTCTGTGGAATAACTATCGGCATAGAAGGAAATTTATCGTTGTGTTTAACCAGGTTGGACACTTTCGGAACCGGTTGTCTCGGGCCGCATACGTTCTAAAAAAAGTATTTCGCTATAAGCTGATTGTCAGAGTGGGGGGCGTTTATTACAGTGAAAAGCAATTGAATTCCAGACAGTTTGCTCAAGGTGTCGATCAATACAAGTATCTCAAGTCTTGTGATTGCTTTATTTCTACGAGGGATGGAACTGCCGTTCACCTATTTGCAGAAAAGGTCAAAATACCAGCCGATAGGGTGAAAGCCTACCTGAATGGCTTTCCACAAAGCGTGAAAGTAGAGCCGTCGTTGCGGCAGAATAAGATCATGTGCATCTCCCGTTTGTCGCACGAAAAGGCAGTGGATTATGTAATACGATCCTATCACAAAGCCTTACCAAATCTAAATACACCGCATGTATTGCACATAATTGGTGACGGTAAAGAGCACGCAGCCCTTAAGCAGTTGACTGTTGACCTCGGTATCGAGGAAAATGTTGTTTTTGAAGGGTTTTCAGATGACTGGGTACATCACTTTTCTACTTCAAAACTGGTTTTGGCAGGGCTTGCATCCAATCCATTGATCGAGGCGATCAGTACGTCGACGCCGGCTATAGCTTTAGAGCTTGGTGAATTGGCTGAAATCTATGCCCGGTTTGAGAATGTATTTATAGTCAACTATACTCGCGGTGGGTATGGCAGAGTTCCGCAGGAATATATGGATGGCCTGGTGGAAGAAACTGCGGGATTGATAACCAGGATACTTAACGGTGGTTACGAGTATAAGCAGATCGACTTTGACGAAGAAACTTACGGTTGGGAGAAACGGTTAAAGGAAGAGTCTCAGCTGTATGAAAGATTGCTGACGACAAGTTAG
- the asnB gene encoding asparagine synthase (glutamine-hydrolyzing), whose product MCGIAGIVGNVANDVRTASLQRMSDSLAHRGPDGKGFYADSSIGLAHTRLSIIDLSEQGNQPLFNEDKSLVLVCNGEIYNYKSIRNKLVARGHLFASNSDCEVILHLYEEHKADLAKVLSELTGMFAFALWDTKRQQLLVARDRIGIKPLYFGCEAGLFVFASEVASVASSGLISCSVDETSLYEYFMLGSIPGPHTLYKTVKALPAGHFAVVSAGGVSLRQYWDIPLRDTRDREDNLVEEAEALFSEVVKDHLVADVPVGTFLSAGIDSSLITEAASQHQGGIHSFTASFPGEPEDEGIIAASTAKKLGSTFHSYKLTSGFFRDFEHHFQHIDQPFGISSALSLGRISEMACSNIKVALSGDGADELFAGYSRHEAYWQPPFLKRIPVKFQKSVVAAAAGLTRNKGLRSLNENLKLTEGEKFSSRIQVIAPSVVSSLLSEDVMRRVDTRRYVDHLDRYFSGRNDRDSINRMLYVDMKTTLIDEMLTKCDRMTMRHRIEGRVPFLDHRFVEFAFSMSSQAKRENGVGKVLLRKMVAKKLGEQLAYRKKTGFNAPLSQWLQTDGETTSYSRSALTDLSHGFIKNEAASAIAGNMTREDPRLIFHLVCFNQFFKK is encoded by the coding sequence ATGTGTGGAATAGCAGGTATAGTAGGCAATGTGGCTAACGACGTCAGAACAGCGTCCTTGCAGAGGATGTCCGACTCATTAGCGCACCGCGGGCCAGACGGTAAAGGTTTTTATGCAGATAGTTCGATCGGGCTCGCGCATACAAGACTTTCAATAATCGATCTGTCTGAACAGGGCAATCAGCCTTTGTTTAACGAAGACAAAAGCCTCGTTCTCGTTTGTAATGGCGAGATATACAATTACAAAAGCATTCGTAATAAGCTTGTTGCCCGAGGCCATCTGTTTGCGTCAAATTCAGATTGCGAGGTTATTCTGCATCTTTACGAAGAGCACAAGGCTGATCTTGCAAAAGTGCTTTCCGAGCTCACAGGAATGTTTGCATTCGCATTGTGGGATACAAAAAGACAGCAGCTTTTAGTTGCCCGCGACAGGATCGGCATAAAACCATTGTATTTTGGATGTGAGGCGGGATTGTTTGTCTTTGCATCGGAAGTAGCATCTGTGGCAAGTTCTGGGCTGATATCCTGTTCTGTCGATGAGACTTCGTTATACGAATATTTTATGCTGGGTTCCATACCCGGGCCGCATACTTTATATAAAACTGTCAAAGCTCTGCCAGCAGGGCATTTTGCGGTTGTTAGTGCTGGCGGCGTGTCGTTGCGACAATATTGGGATATTCCGCTTCGTGATACAAGAGATCGAGAAGATAATCTCGTGGAAGAAGCGGAAGCGTTATTTAGCGAAGTAGTAAAAGATCATCTCGTGGCCGATGTGCCGGTCGGAACTTTTCTATCTGCGGGAATAGATTCCTCGTTGATAACTGAAGCTGCTTCGCAGCACCAGGGAGGCATTCATAGTTTTACAGCATCATTTCCGGGTGAACCGGAAGATGAAGGAATAATTGCAGCTAGCACCGCAAAAAAGCTTGGCAGTACGTTCCATTCCTACAAACTGACCAGTGGTTTTTTTAGAGATTTTGAACATCATTTTCAGCATATAGACCAGCCATTTGGCATAAGCAGTGCGCTATCGCTGGGGCGGATCAGCGAAATGGCCTGTTCAAATATCAAGGTGGCTTTAAGTGGTGATGGCGCCGATGAGCTGTTTGCAGGATATAGCCGCCATGAGGCTTATTGGCAACCGCCATTTTTGAAAAGAATTCCAGTAAAGTTTCAAAAGTCTGTTGTTGCAGCAGCAGCTGGCCTTACTCGCAATAAAGGCTTACGATCATTGAATGAGAACCTGAAGCTTACAGAAGGAGAGAAGTTCTCGTCGCGGATACAAGTCATTGCGCCGTCGGTTGTATCATCGCTGTTGTCGGAGGACGTGATGAGGCGTGTAGATACGCGTCGGTATGTCGATCATCTTGATCGTTATTTTTCAGGAAGGAATGACCGCGATTCAATAAACAGGATGTTGTACGTCGATATGAAGACGACTTTGATAGATGAGATGCTCACCAAGTGCGACCGGATGACCATGCGCCACAGAATTGAAGGGCGTGTTCCATTTTTGGACCATAGGTTTGTCGAGTTTGCATTCAGTATGTCATCCCAGGCAAAAAGAGAGAATGGTGTGGGTAAGGTATTGCTGCGGAAAATGGTGGCGAAAAAATTAGGTGAACAACTGGCTTACCGCAAGAAAACAGGTTTTAATGCACCCTTAAGCCAATGGTTGCAAACCGATGGCGAAACAACAAGCTACTCACGTTCGGCATTGACAGATTTGTCTCATGGTTTTATTAAGAATGAGGCAGCCTCTGCAATTGCAGGAAATATGACTCGGGAAGATCCCCGGTTGATCTTTCATCTTGTTTGCTTCAATCAGTTTTTCAAAAAATGA
- a CDS encoding glycosyltransferase family 4 protein, which produces MKILILTPDYPCRNSVVDGIFIHQKVKALQQLGVECHVLLLRNWYPSFPFYHLHKYWKEGRKQHHNHFEEYEGVKIHSIPVFSKMPDRFFKNDVDENEANAIVKYIKNNPELRDANWLYAQFLVNTGFLGAKVKNHLGMKFAAIALGDDVHAWPEAHPVLREKLKQVFATADMLLANSKRLAADTTVWMDADKPVDVNVVYHGIDTNKFFPATEAEKVKLKEKYGMSADTKYLICVALPVKAKGWIELLESIKQLGNEFNGWKLLMVAPPRPGRIYLDVQEISVELGIEDRVHYLGRVPSDKLAEIMRASDAFILPSYNEGLANAVLEGMASGLACVTTDVGGHAEVVNNGQNGILIQPRSVDEVKSAISRVINDETLRCRLGSEARETMVEFGTYVKNAKRLLQLFEEHN; this is translated from the coding sequence ATGAAGATACTGATCCTCACTCCTGACTATCCATGCCGAAATTCGGTTGTTGATGGCATCTTCATCCATCAAAAAGTGAAGGCATTGCAGCAGTTGGGGGTAGAGTGTCATGTCTTACTATTGCGCAACTGGTACCCCAGCTTCCCATTCTACCACTTGCACAAGTATTGGAAGGAAGGCCGTAAGCAGCACCATAATCACTTTGAAGAATATGAAGGGGTGAAAATTCACTCTATTCCCGTGTTTTCAAAAATGCCGGATAGGTTCTTCAAAAATGATGTGGATGAAAACGAAGCCAATGCAATTGTCAAATACATAAAGAACAATCCAGAATTGCGTGACGCAAACTGGCTATATGCGCAGTTCCTGGTAAATACAGGTTTCCTTGGCGCTAAAGTTAAAAATCATCTCGGGATGAAGTTTGCTGCTATCGCATTGGGTGATGATGTGCATGCATGGCCCGAGGCACACCCGGTGCTCCGCGAAAAACTAAAACAGGTTTTTGCTACGGCTGACATGCTACTAGCAAATAGTAAAAGGCTGGCTGCCGATACGACTGTTTGGATGGACGCTGATAAGCCTGTTGATGTCAACGTAGTATATCACGGTATTGATACTAATAAATTTTTCCCGGCGACAGAGGCAGAAAAAGTGAAGTTGAAAGAAAAATACGGCATGTCGGCGGATACTAAATATTTGATCTGTGTAGCGTTGCCTGTTAAAGCTAAAGGTTGGATCGAGTTATTGGAATCTATAAAGCAGCTTGGCAATGAGTTTAATGGATGGAAACTGCTGATGGTTGCACCGCCTAGACCGGGTCGCATATATCTTGATGTTCAGGAAATATCTGTTGAGTTAGGAATAGAGGATCGGGTACATTATTTAGGACGTGTACCTTCAGACAAGTTAGCGGAGATCATGAGGGCGAGCGATGCCTTTATTTTACCGAGTTACAACGAGGGCTTGGCAAATGCTGTGCTTGAGGGCATGGCTAGCGGGCTGGCATGTGTAACCACAGATGTTGGAGGCCATGCTGAAGTGGTGAATAATGGACAGAATGGAATTTTGATTCAGCCTAGATCGGTAGACGAAGTAAAGTCTGCTATTTCAAGAGTGATAAATGATGAAACATTGCGATGCCGATTGGGTAGTGAAGCACGAGAGACCATGGTTGAGTTTGGAACTTACGTGAAAAATGCGAAGCGACTTCTTCAGCTTTTTGAAGAACATAATTGA